AGTTTTATCTTCCTCATGGAAAGTTACTTTTGCAACATCTTTTAGGTAGATTGAATTTCCTTTTTCAGTTTTTACGACGAAGTTTTCAAGCTCATCAGGTGATTCGATTTCACCAATTATTCTTATAGTACGTCTTTGACCAGATGCTTTTAAGTTTCCGGCAGATTGTGTAACGTTTCCATTACCAATAGCGCCTAAAATATCATTAAAGGTCACTTGCGCTGCCATCATTTTGTAGATATCCACTTCAACTTCAACTTCGCGATCTTGTGCACCACGAATGTCTGCTTTTTTAATTTCTGGTAAATCTTCAATTTCATCTTGAAGATACTCGGCATATTCCTTTAATTTTTCAATTGGGTAATCACCAGAAATATTAATATTTAAGATGGGCATTTCTTCCGAAAGGCTCAATTCAAAAACATTAGGTTCAACTTTTGCACCATTAAACGTTGGCCAATCTTCACTTGATGTTTCAGAATCTATTTCGTCTTTTACCTTTTGCTTGGCTTGTTCAACGGTTATATTTTCGTCAAATTCAACAATTAAAATTGAATAATCTTCTTGAGATGTTGAGGTTAGTTCAACCAGATTACTGACCGTTTTTAGTTTGTCTTCTAATGGGTCAGTCACAAGTTTTTCAATATCCTCAGCAGTGTTCCCTGGATATACAGTACTAACGTAAATTTTAGTCTCGTTAACTTCTGGAAAGTTTTCTCGAGGCATGCTAAAAAATGCAGAAATCCCTAAAAAGAAAAATACAGCAATTAGTACATACATTGTGGTTTTATTATTAATTGCCCAAGATGATAACGCGAATTCTTTATCTACATTCTGTTTGTTCTTTTTAATTTCCATTGTTATTTTCTGTATAATTAATAACCTCTACGGTTTGTCCATCACGGACACTACGCGCACCTTCTTTTATAATTTCTGAATTTCCGTCCAAACCTTCTAATACTTCAATAACATCGCCTTGTGTTTTTCCGGTTTTAACGATGATGCGTTTTGCTTCACCTTCATTGTCCGAGTTTTTATCACTAATCACATAAACATATTGTTGTCCATTAGCATTTTCTGAAATGATACTTTGAGGAATTAAAATTGCTTCTTCATTGGTGTAGTCGTTAATTTTTAGACGCGCTGTAAGGTTAGGTTTTATGTTTTTTTCTTTATTTGGAACTGCAATTTCAACATTAAACGTTCGGTTTGCTGGGTTAATAAAGTTTCCAGCTTGACGTACTTTAGCACTGATAGTTTTATTCAGAATCGGGAATTCAACTTCTACATTTTTCCCTTTTACAACATCCGATATATAGCGCTCTGGAACAGCAGTTTCAATATACATATCGTCTAAGTTTACGATACGCATTAATTGCGATTGTCCTGCGCCAACGACACTTCCTTGCTCGGTAATCACATCGTCAATAGTACCTGAAAATGGTGCTCTCACATAAGTTTTTGCTATTTGTTGCTTTAGCTGATTTACGGCTTGTGTTTGTGCTTCGTAACTTGATTTTGCTTGTAAATATTGAATTTCGCTACCAATTTTTTGATTCCATAAACGTTTTTGTCTATCAAAAGTTGTTTTTGCTAGGTTAGCTTGAATTTCTATTTGCGCCAATTGTTGACTTAATCCGCCATCATCAATTTTAGCAAGGGTTTGTCCTTTGCTTACTTTTTGCCCTTCTTTGACATAAACACGCGTTAAAATTCCTGAATATTCTGGAAAAAGCACCAAATTGTTTTTTGTACTTACACTTCCTTGTAGCTCTACATAATGTATAAACACTTCTTTTTGAGCTTTAAAACTTGTTACAAGTGGCACATTTTTAGTTGTATCTAAGCTCGATATTTTTTCGTCTAAAAGACTAAGCTTTCCTGTGATTTCTTGCTGTTGGGCTACAATTTCGTCGCGTTTTTTTCTAATGTCTTCAAGGTTATTGGATTCAATAACGCTCTCGACAGTTTTCTTTTTTTCTCCATCACAAGCAAATATTAATAAAGAAACTAAGGTTAATTTTAATATATTTTTCATTTTAGATATGTTTTGAGTTTTAGTCAATTTTGTTAGTGATAGTTTCTAATTCAGCCTTTGCGTTTATGACATTAAGCATGGTTTGTAAAAGTGTTTGTTGAGCGGAGTACAATTGTGTTTGTGCTTGTCTCAATTCAAAACTAGAACTAATGCCTTCAAAAAACTTTGTTTGATTTTTTTGTTCTATACGTTCTGCAAGTGCAAGATTTTGTTTTTTATTTGTGTAGTCTTCAATCGCAAATTTGTAGTTGCTTTTTGCAGTTTCTATTTGAAGATTAAGACGTTGTTGTGTTTCAGTTAAATCATCTTTAGATTTTTCTAGATTTATTTTAGCACGTTGTGTTGCAGCACTTCTTTTTCCTGAACTAAAAATGGGGACATTTAAATTAACTCCAACAGAAGAAAATCCAAACCAACGATTATTGCTATCTAAAAAAACAAAGTCGTCTGAAAAACTATTATAACCTCCGTTTAAAAATGCACTCAATCTAGGAATTGCTTTACTTTTTTCTAGTTTAAGTAGTAATTCTTTAGATTTTGTGTCATTAGCTGCAATTTTATAATCTATCGTAGTTTCAACATTATTTTCTTGAGTTAAGGTTTCTAAAGAAATATTTTGAATTGTTAATGTCTCTAGATTATCGGTAAGATTTAGAGTTGTATTAAATTCAATTCCCAAAGTAATATTAAACATTTGGTATGCGATACTTCTTAATCGTTTAGAGTTATTAAGATTACTTTTAAGGTTGGATAATGTAATTTGAAGCTGTTCGACACTCTCTTCTTCTTCCAAACCATTTTCATATATTTTTTGAGTTTCATCTAGATTTTTTTCTAAAACAGCGATGTTTTTTTCTAAAATAGAAATACTCTCTTCAGAAAGCAGCACATTTCCGTAGGCATTAATAACTGCTTTTCTTACTTCTAAATCGGTTTTGATTTTTGCATTTTCTGAAATTTCTAAAAACACTTTTGCAGATTGAAGACCAACTAGATAAGAACCATCAAATAATAGCTGATTTAAAGTTGCAGTAGCAGTTGCTGTTTGTTGTGTACCAAATATTACCTCGGCAAATTCTCCTGGATTACCTCCAAAAAATTCCGCAGGTACAACTGAAACTTGTTGCTTTAAAAAGTTTTGATAATTAACAGTGGCGTCTAACTGAGGAAGTCCAGTGGCAGTAGTTTCCCATTTTTGTTGTTTAGCAGCATCGATATCACGAGTAGCATTTTTTGATTGTCTATTGTTTTCTAATGCATAATTAATAGCTTCTTGTAAACTAAAACTACTTGGTATGTCTTGGGTATACCCAAAACTAAAAGCAATTAAAAAACATATACTTAGTAAGTTTTTCATTAGTGTTTTGTGATTGGTTTTTTGTTGATGAATTGATTTAATATATTAAAGCCTTTGTCGGTCACAATGGCTCTTAAGTGGTATTCTAAATAGTTTTCCATAAGATATTCCATGTTGAATTTTTCTCGTGGAAAAATAGCTTCGTCTTTAATGCCTGTCATTCCATTAAAATATAGCCTAGCTATAAACTCTACATCAATGTTTGATCTAAAAACACCGGTATTAATGCCTTTAGTTAAACTTTCAGAAACAGATTCGTGCATCTTTTCAAATTGTTTAAACTTTAGAACATCATGAATTGCTGGATAGTATTTTTTTAATTGGTATTGTGGCGATGCTTTTTCGTTTTTGAGATGTTGCATTACAAACATTTTGATGTCGTATAGCTCTTCAATCGGATTAATAGCTTCGTCACAAATACAATCAATCCCATTACATATATTTTCGAATAATGTAAAAGTGACAGCTTCAACTAATTTAGTTTTATTGCTAAAATGGACGTAGATAGTTTTCTTGGATATACCCATTTCATTGGCAATATCATCCATTGTAACACTTTTAAAACCAAGTGTTAGAAATAAATCTGAAGCTTTGTGAATTATATTTTCTTTCATAATATGATGGCAAAAATACACTAGGAAACTTAAAATACAATATAAGTTTCCAAAGTTTTAATGATTTTTTAACATTGGTAATGTTGAATTTAAATTGACTGAAGCTGTATTTTTGTATTATGAACTATATCCAAAAGTATCAATCAGCTTTTTTGGCGCATTTAGATAATTATGTCAAAGAGCGTCATCCAAAAAACCTTTATGATCCAGTCAATTATATACTAATGCTTGGAGGAAAAAGATTAAGGCCAGTTTTAACACTTTTAGCAGCTGACTGTTTTGAAATCGATTATACCAAAGCTTTGGACGCAGCTTTAAGCGTTGAGGTATTTCATAATTTTTCTTTAGTTCATGATGATATAATGGATGATGCACCATTGCGACGAGGAAAAGAAACTGTCCATGAAAAATGGGATATAAATACAGGAATTCTTTCTGGCGATGTTATGCTTATTATGGCATATCAACTATTTGAAAATTATAAGGCTGAAACATTTCAGTCTTTGGCCAAGCTATTTAGTAAAACAGCTACCGAGGTTTGCGAAGGACAACAATACGATGTTGATTTCGAAACAAGGAATGATGTTACTATACCCGAATATTTAAAAATGATTGAGTATAAGACGGCTGTTTTAGTTGGTGCTGCTATGCAAATGGGAGCTATAGTTGCTGAAGCTAAAGTCGAAGATCAAGAAGCAATCTATGATTTTGGACGTTATTTAGGAATTGCTTTTCAATTACAAGATGATTACCTAGACGCTTTTGGAAACCCTGAAACATTTGGTAAACAAGTTGGTGGTGATATAATTGAAAACAAAAAAACATACTTATACCTAAAAGCTCTTGAATTTGCCTCTGAACAGGACAAAATTCAACTTTTAGAATTGTTTAACACTCAACCCGTAGATATTCCAGAAAAAGTAGATGAAGTTAAACGTATATTCACTGCAACAGGAGCAAAAGCAGCTACTAAAGAAGCTGTTGAGCAGTATACCGAAAAAGCGTTTTCTCTTTTAAAATTGTTGAATATTTCTGAAGATAAAAAGAAAGTTCTTAAGCAATTTGGATTGGGACTAATGACTAGAAATGTATAATGCAATTACCAAAATCTTTTGAGGCTTTAGTAGATGAGGCAAACAGACTGAAACTATATAAAGCTTTAATTATTCAATTGAATAAAGATTTATCATTAGCCAATATAGATTTAGAATTTAGTGATGAAGTTTTACCAACAAGCTTGAAATTAATACTAAAAGAAGAAATCTATAATCTCATCCAAAATAGATTTACGGAATATCTTAACCTATTGTATATCATTGATGTTGCCGAGGCAAAAGTTAGAGATTTAGATGGTGATGATACCATAAAGCTTTCTGAGGATATTACATTTCTTATACTTCAGCGCGAATGGCAGAAAGTTTGGTACAAGGCCAATTATTAAAAGTTTATTAGAAGCTATTTACTATCAAGAAGATATTCTAGTTTTTCTTCTTTTCTAGCATTTTTTATAATATTAATAATCTGTTTTTTTAGTCGGTCATAATCTATTTTATACCTGTTGACAGTTATTTTAATTGATTTGTGCTCGCTAATAAAAGCATCTTGATTTTGCTTGTCATTTTCTTCAATGCAGTCTTCTAGGAATCCGATATGAGAATTTATCATTCGAGTAATAATATTATTTCGCTTTTCTGACCTGTTTATAGCATCTATAATTTCTTCTTTTTCGATTTGAGTATAATCATTTGTAGTTGGTAAAATCACATCTTTTATGGTGTCCAAAAGAAATAAGTATTCAGTTTTAATAAAGTTTACAAACGACAACCAATCTTTAGATTCGTCATGCATTTTTTCGGGATTAAAAAAAGGAACAGTAGTTGTCATGATATTTTAATTTATAAAATGTGAGCAATAGCTCTAAATTACTGATAACTAGTGTCTAAAAATATGATTTTTATCATGTCATTTTATGGTGTTTTCTACTAATTTTAAAGAGCAATTTTAAATTTTGAGTTATGGAACGAGGAGTACCAATTTCTAAGATAATGACCAAAGATGTTATTACTTTAAATCTAAAAGACGATTTGGAAACTGCAGAGATGTTGTTTAAGAAAAATAGTATCAGGCATATTCCAGTGGTTAAGGATAGAACTATAATAGGTATGTTGAGTTATACAGATTTGTTGAGGATTAGTTTTGCAGATGCTACTGATGAGTATGATAGTGAAGTAGACACAATAGTATATAATATGTTTACTATTGAGCAGGTTATGGCAAAAAATGTTGTCAGTGTTCCATCGTCCACAACTGTAAAAGAGGTGGCTAAATTACTTGGGGAAAGAGAATTTCATGCACTACCTGTATTAGACGACGGTAAGCTTGTTGGCATTGTTACAACAACTGATTTGATTAATTATTTAGTTGAAAAACTATAAATTAATTATTAAATTTTCCTTTTGCGGCAGTTTATTAATTCTGCTAAGTGAAGTTTGACCATTACTGAATTTAAAACCAAAACCTTACAAAAGGCAACCATGGGTCTGCATAAATGCTTTCATCCTCGTCATAAAGCACATCGTATCTAACGCCAAAAGTTACATTTCCTGTTCGATAACCAGCGCCTAAAAATAAAGCTGTAGCCCAAAAATTATCTCTTTCGTTAGAAGAAAATATACCTTCAAACGATGTGTTGACATTGACTTGCTCCAATTCTACGGAAAGTTGTAATTCAGGAAATGGATTGGTTAAAGCAATAACACTTCCACCTAAAATAGTTGAGTTAAAAACATCTTTTTGACTGCTGTAACTTCCGGTTAGGCCTAGGCCAGCTGAAAAATAGGGATTAAAGTCATAAACGGCTTGTGGTGCTAGTGTTCCGCTAAAAAAGCCATTCCCAAAATTTAGTCCAATACCACCACCAAATCTGACATTGTTCCAAAAACTGTTATTGTTTTCAATTTGTGAAAAACCAATAAAACTAAAAAAGATAAATACTATTGAGATTAAAAGAGACTTCATTCTAAGAAATTAATTAAACAATTCTTATAAATATACTAAAAGTGCGACTAAAAAAGGTAAAAGTTGTACTTTTGTCTAAACTTTGTTGAAACGAAAACGTCTCAAAAAAACAAATGGATAAATATTCCTTTCTTAACGCAGCACACACAGCATATTTCGCTGATTTATACGACCAATATCTTAAAAATCCAGATTCTGTAGAGCCAAGTTGGCGTGCCTTTTTTCAAGGGTATGACTTTGGTGCAGAAAGTTATGGTTTAGATGGTGAAATTGTAGAAGGTGTTTCGACTCAAATTCCTGAGCATGTTCAAAAAGAATTTCAGGTTATAAAACTCATCGACGGCTACAGAAGTAGAGGCCATTTGTTTACAAAAACAAATCCTGTTCGAGCAAGACGAAAATATGCACCAACTTTAGAAATTGAAAATTTTGGTTTATCAAAAAATGATTTACAAACCAGATTTTCTGCAGGAGAAGTTTTAGGATTAGGTTCGGCAACACTGCAAAGTATTATTGATCATTTAGAACGTATTTATTGTGATTCTATTGGTGTAGAATACATGTATATACGCCAGCCAGAAGAAATAGATTGGATTCAGAATAAGTTAAATATAAATGATAACCATTCAAATTTTTCAGCTGAAGAAAAGAAAAATATTCTTAGAAAATTAAATGAAGCTGTTTCTTTCGAAACCTTTTTACATACAAAGTATGTTGGTCAAAAACGTTTTTCCTTAGAAGGGAATGAATCATTGATTCCTGCTTTGGATGCTATGATAGAGAAGGCAGCAGATTATGGCGTTAAGGAGTTTGTAATGGGTATGGCACACCGTGGTCGTTTAAGTACATTGACCAACATCTTTGGAAAATCTGCAAAAGATATCTTTAGTGAGTTTGATGGAAAAGATTACGAAGAAAAAATCTTTGATGGAGATGTAAAGTACCATTTGGGTTGGACGAGTGACCGTGAAACAGATACAGGTAAAAAAATAAATTTAAGTATAGCACCAAACCCATCACATCTTGAAACAGTTGGAGCAGTTGTAGAGGGTATTTCGCGTGCAAAACAAGATAAAAAAGAAATTGAAGATGCTTCACAAGTACTACCAATTGTAGTTCACGGAGATGCAGCAATTTCTGGCCAAGGTTTAGTTTATGAACTGGTCCAAATGGCGCAGTTAGATGGTTATAAAACCAACGGAACAATTCATATTGTGGTAAACAACCAGATTGGTTTTACAACAAACTATTTAGACGGTCGATCAAGTACATACTGTACAGATGTTGGTAAAGTTACTTTATCTCCTGTATTACATGTCAATGCCGACGATGCTGAGTCTGTTGTTCATGCTATTTTATTTGCTTTAGACTTCAGGATGCAATTTAACAGGGACGTTTTTATTGACTTGTTAGGTTACAGAAAATATGGACACAATGAAGGTGATGAGCCAAAATTTACACAGCCGCTATTATACAAGGCTATATCAAAGCATCAAAACCCTAGGGATATTTACGCAGCAAAACTAATTGCTGAAGGTATTATCGATGAAGGTCATGTTAAGAAAATTGAAAAACAATATAAGGACCAACTTGAAGAAAAATTAGTGGATTCGCGTAAGATTGAAAAGACTAAAATTTCTCTATTCATGCAGGAACAATGGAAAGACTTTGTACGTGTAGATGAAAAAGAAATGGTCAAAACGATTGATACAACAGTATCAAAAGATTTACTTCAAAATATTACCAAAACTATTTCTAACCTACCAGATGACAAAAAATTTATTCGTAAAATTCAGCGTTTGGTAGAGTCACGTCAAACTATGTTTGATGAAGATAGATTAGATTGGGCTATGGCAGAACATTTGGCATACGGATCATTACTATCAGAAGGTTTTAATGTTCGTATTTCAGGTCAAGATGTAGAGCGTGGTACATTTTCACATAGACATGCGGTTGTCAAGGTTGAGGATAGTGAGGAAGAAATAATTCTTCTAAAAAATGTATCTGAAAATCAAGGACAATTCAATATATACAATTCATTATTATCAGAATATGGAGTTGTCGGGTTCGATTATGGTTATGCTATGGCAAGCCCAAAAACATTGACAATTTGGGAAGCACAATTTGGTGACTTTAGTAACGGAGCACAGATAATGATTGACCAATACATTTCGTCTGGAGAAGACAAATGGAAAACCCAAAACGGATTAGTAATGTTGTTGCCTCACGGTTACGAAGGTCAAGGAGCAGAGCATTCTTC
This DNA window, taken from Winogradskyella sp. PC-19, encodes the following:
- a CDS encoding TetR/AcrR family transcriptional regulator, whose amino-acid sequence is MKENIIHKASDLFLTLGFKSVTMDDIANEMGISKKTIYVHFSNKTKLVEAVTFTLFENICNGIDCICDEAINPIEELYDIKMFVMQHLKNEKASPQYQLKKYYPAIHDVLKFKQFEKMHESVSESLTKGINTGVFRSNIDVEFIARLYFNGMTGIKDEAIFPREKFNMEYLMENYLEYHLRAIVTDKGFNILNQFINKKPITKH
- a CDS encoding polyprenyl synthetase family protein; the encoded protein is MNYIQKYQSAFLAHLDNYVKERHPKNLYDPVNYILMLGGKRLRPVLTLLAADCFEIDYTKALDAALSVEVFHNFSLVHDDIMDDAPLRRGKETVHEKWDINTGILSGDVMLIMAYQLFENYKAETFQSLAKLFSKTATEVCEGQQYDVDFETRNDVTIPEYLKMIEYKTAVLVGAAMQMGAIVAEAKVEDQEAIYDFGRYLGIAFQLQDDYLDAFGNPETFGKQVGGDIIENKKTYLYLKALEFASEQDKIQLLELFNTQPVDIPEKVDEVKRIFTATGAKAATKEAVEQYTEKAFSLLKLLNISEDKKKVLKQFGLGLMTRNV
- a CDS encoding 2-oxoglutarate dehydrogenase E1 component — protein: MDKYSFLNAAHTAYFADLYDQYLKNPDSVEPSWRAFFQGYDFGAESYGLDGEIVEGVSTQIPEHVQKEFQVIKLIDGYRSRGHLFTKTNPVRARRKYAPTLEIENFGLSKNDLQTRFSAGEVLGLGSATLQSIIDHLERIYCDSIGVEYMYIRQPEEIDWIQNKLNINDNHSNFSAEEKKNILRKLNEAVSFETFLHTKYVGQKRFSLEGNESLIPALDAMIEKAADYGVKEFVMGMAHRGRLSTLTNIFGKSAKDIFSEFDGKDYEEKIFDGDVKYHLGWTSDRETDTGKKINLSIAPNPSHLETVGAVVEGISRAKQDKKEIEDASQVLPIVVHGDAAISGQGLVYELVQMAQLDGYKTNGTIHIVVNNQIGFTTNYLDGRSSTYCTDVGKVTLSPVLHVNADDAESVVHAILFALDFRMQFNRDVFIDLLGYRKYGHNEGDEPKFTQPLLYKAISKHQNPRDIYAAKLIAEGIIDEGHVKKIEKQYKDQLEEKLVDSRKIEKTKISLFMQEQWKDFVRVDEKEMVKTIDTTVSKDLLQNITKTISNLPDDKKFIRKIQRLVESRQTMFDEDRLDWAMAEHLAYGSLLSEGFNVRISGQDVERGTFSHRHAVVKVEDSEEEIILLKNVSENQGQFNIYNSLLSEYGVVGFDYGYAMASPKTLTIWEAQFGDFSNGAQIMIDQYISSGEDKWKTQNGLVMLLPHGYEGQGAEHSSGRMERYLQGCAKDNMFIADCTTPANMFHLLRRQMKANYRKPLIVFTPKSLLRHPKVVSRVEDFANGNFQMLIDDENAKASKVKTLVFVTGKFFYDLQDEQEKLERDDIALVRIEQLFPLPVNKMREILKKYKNADDVVWAQEEPRNMGAYSHMLMHFDEAKQWRSASRRPYGAPAAGSSVRSKMRHQEVIDYVFDKSKNNQR
- a CDS encoding efflux RND transporter periplasmic adaptor subunit, which encodes MKNILKLTLVSLLIFACDGEKKKTVESVIESNNLEDIRKKRDEIVAQQQEITGKLSLLDEKISSLDTTKNVPLVTSFKAQKEVFIHYVELQGSVSTKNNLVLFPEYSGILTRVYVKEGQKVSKGQTLAKIDDGGLSQQLAQIEIQANLAKTTFDRQKRLWNQKIGSEIQYLQAKSSYEAQTQAVNQLKQQIAKTYVRAPFSGTIDDVITEQGSVVGAGQSQLMRIVNLDDMYIETAVPERYISDVVKGKNVEVEFPILNKTISAKVRQAGNFINPANRTFNVEIAVPNKEKNIKPNLTARLKINDYTNEEAILIPQSIISENANGQQYVYVISDKNSDNEGEAKRIIVKTGKTQGDVIEVLEGLDGNSEIIKEGARSVRDGQTVEVINYTENNNGN
- a CDS encoding CBS domain-containing protein, whose product is MERGVPISKIMTKDVITLNLKDDLETAEMLFKKNSIRHIPVVKDRTIIGMLSYTDLLRISFADATDEYDSEVDTIVYNMFTIEQVMAKNVVSVPSSTTVKEVAKLLGEREFHALPVLDDGKLVGIVTTTDLINYLVEKL
- a CDS encoding TolC family protein, whose amino-acid sequence is MKNLLSICFLIAFSFGYTQDIPSSFSLQEAINYALENNRQSKNATRDIDAAKQQKWETTATGLPQLDATVNYQNFLKQQVSVVPAEFFGGNPGEFAEVIFGTQQTATATATLNQLLFDGSYLVGLQSAKVFLEISENAKIKTDLEVRKAVINAYGNVLLSEESISILEKNIAVLEKNLDETQKIYENGLEEEESVEQLQITLSNLKSNLNNSKRLRSIAYQMFNITLGIEFNTTLNLTDNLETLTIQNISLETLTQENNVETTIDYKIAANDTKSKELLLKLEKSKAIPRLSAFLNGGYNSFSDDFVFLDSNNRWFGFSSVGVNLNVPIFSSGKRSAATQRAKINLEKSKDDLTETQQRLNLQIETAKSNYKFAIEDYTNKKQNLALAERIEQKNQTKFFEGISSSFELRQAQTQLYSAQQTLLQTMLNVINAKAELETITNKID
- a CDS encoding alpha-ketoglutarate decarboxylase, producing the protein MKSLLISIVFIFFSFIGFSQIENNNSFWNNVRFGGGIGLNFGNGFFSGTLAPQAVYDFNPYFSAGLGLTGSYSSQKDVFNSTILGGSVIALTNPFPELQLSVELEQVNVNTSFEGIFSSNERDNFWATALFLGAGYRTGNVTFGVRYDVLYDEDESIYADPWLPFVRFWF